A stretch of Henckelia pumila isolate YLH828 chromosome 4, ASM3356847v2, whole genome shotgun sequence DNA encodes these proteins:
- the LOC140864291 gene encoding probable folate-biopterin transporter 3, with translation MDLEEEVPFQEKQPQVERARKNGILGLIVGPFYWLRKLSDELHWSFVLGVVIVYGINQGLCMGLSKVSTQYYMKDEQKLQPSEAQVYFGFIQIPWIIKPLWGLFTDTVPIAGNRRRPYFIIAGVIGAMSMIILSIQTNLYLVYALLLLIGGSLGVAVADVTIDACVTENSISHPSLAGDMQSLCGFSSSVGQLIGFTISGFLVHIIGSKGVFGLLSIPAGLVILVGMIIQEPFIRSISYKRVNKKFVDAGRVMWAALKCPVVWRPCLYMYLSLAVSLHIHEGMFYWYTDAKTGPSFSQEVVGSISAVGAVGSLLGVFLYQNAFRTHPFRRILFWAQLLYGASGMLDLILVSRINLRFGLPDYTVVVIDSAVSHMIGRLKWMPLLVLSSKLCPSGIEGTFFALLMAIDHVGSFTASWAGGLLLHSLNVTRTTFDNLWLAILIRSVLRVLPIAILFLIPSGDPNAAILPAEILRTKKGDGPDGTSDPNNTEMDSLIHSVHQ, from the exons ATGGATCTGGAAGAAGAAGTCCCATTTCAAGAAAAACAGCCCCAAGTGGAGAGGGCCCGAAAAAATGGAATCTTGGGACTGATTGTTGGCCCCTTTTATTGGTTGAGAAAGCTGAGTGATGAACTGCACTGGAGCTTTGTGTTGGGGGTGGTTATTGTGTACGGAATCAACCAGGGGCTTTGTATGGGACTGAGCAAAGTGAGTACACAATATTACATGAAAGATGAGCAGAAATTGCAGCCCTCTGAAGCTCAGGTTTACTTTGGATTCATTCAAATCCCTTGGATTATTAAGCCCTTGTGGGGTCTTTTCACAGATACCGTTCCTATTGCTGGAAACAGAAGGAGGCCATACTTCATCATTGCCG GTGTTATCGGTGCCATGTCCATGATAATTCTATCAATTCAAACAAACCTGTACCTTGTATATGCATTGTTACTCCTAATAGGTGGGAGCCTTGGAGTGGCTGTTGCAGATGTGACCATTGATGCCTGTGTGACAGAGAATAGTATAAGTCATCCTTCTCTTGCTGGAGACATGCAGAGCTTGTGTGGATTCAGCTCCTCTGTAGGGCAACTAATTGGATTCACAATTAGTGGTTTTCTAGTTCATATTATCGGATCAAAG GGGGTTTTTGGACTTCTTAGTATTCCAGCTGGATTAGTCATCTTGGTGGGAATGATAATACAAGAGCCCTTTATCCGAAGCATTTCGTATAAGCGA GTGAATAAAAAATTTGTGGATGCTGGTAGGGTTATGTGGGCAGCACTTAAATGCCCGGTTGTTTGGCGGCCATGTTTGTACATGTACTTGTCACTGGCAGTGAGTTTGCACATACACGAGGGAATGTTTTATTGGTATACAGATGCTAAGACCGGCCCCTCGTTTTCACAA GAAGTGGTGGGATCCATATCAGCTGTTGGTGCTGTTGGCTCTCTTCTAGGCGTTTTCCTCTATCAAAATGCCTTCAGAACTCACCCTTTTCGCCGCATACTTTTCTGGGCACAGTTACTCTATGGTGCTTCAGGAATGCTAGATTTAATATTAGTTTCGCGTATAAACTTGCGATTTGGGTTGCCAGATTATACAGTAGTTGTAATCGACTCGGCAGTTTCTCACATGATTGGTCGTCTGAAGTGGATGCCTCTTCTTGTACTGAGTTCAAAGCTTTGTCCATCTGGTATCGAAGGCACATTTTTCGCCTTGCTCATGGCAATAGACCATGTAGGTTCTTTTACAGCATCTTGGGCTGGAGGCCTCCTGCTCCACTCTTTGAACGTAACAAGAACGACATTTGACAACCTTTGGCTGGCCATATTAATAAGGAGCGTTCTCCGAGTTCTTCCAATcgcaattttatttttgataccTAGTGGTGATCCTAATGCAGCAATTCTTCCAGCTGAAATATTGAGAACAAAGAAGGGTGATGGGCCTGATGGCACATCAGATCCTAATAATACAGAAATGGACTCTCTTATCCACTCCGTCCACCAATGA
- the LOC140866062 gene encoding uncharacterized protein, whose product MGLDNVITSPHRRTQAQTAFSPPILKRQYSRVEELGGCSTLVQRHRFLLTALILLTFLCTVYLYFAVTLGAGDCSGLTGAQKASCHVQQAKASVAKGKLKFL is encoded by the coding sequence ATGGGTCTTGACAATGTAATAACTTCTCCCCATCGGAGGACACAAGCACAGACGGCTTTTTCTCCACCGATATTGAAGAGACAATACTCCCGAGTCGAGGAGTTGGGAGGCTGTTCAACCCTTGTTCAACGACATCGATTTCTTCTAACAGCACTTATCCTCCTTACATTTCTGTGCACTGTTTATCTATACTTTGCCGTCACTCTCGGGGCTGGCGATTGTTCTGGATTGACGGGAGCTCAAAAGGCCTCGTGCCATGTGCAGCAGGCAAAAGCATCTGTGGCAAAGGGGAAACTGAAATTCCTTTAG
- the LOC140861162 gene encoding ubiquitin receptor RAD23b-like, whose product MKLTVKTLKGSHFQISVQPNETIMAVKKYIEDVQGKNNYPFGQQLLIHNGKVLKDESTLVENKVSEDGFLVVMLSKGKTLGSSGSSSAQPAPAAAPASNPTSATEAPPPAQPPTVAGLSSVSPTPNDSTDTYAQAASSLIAGNNLEHTVQQIMDMGGGCWDKETVTRALRAAYNNPERAVDYLYSGIPESTEVPVPSAQSAMNSAIAAAQAAPVSGAPNSSPLNLFPQGTISGPADAGHGSLDFLRNNPQFQALRSMVHANPQILQQVLQELGKQNLPLLRLIQENHQEFLRLVNEPVDDSDGDMFDQGEQEMPHAVSVTPAEQEAIERMEAMGFDRASVIEAFLACDRNEELAVNYLLENSGDFED is encoded by the exons ATGAAGCTCACCGTGAAAACTCTGAAAGGCAGCCATTTCCAAATTAGCGTCCAGCCAAACGAGACG ATTATGGCAGTTAAGAAATACATAGAGGATGTACAAGGCAAAAATAATTATCCATTTGGTCAACAATTGTTGATTCATAATGGTAAAGTATTGAAAGATGAAAGCACCTTGGTTGAAAACAAGGTTTCTGAAGATGGTTTCCTTGTGGTCATGCTAAGCAAG GGAAAAACTTTGGGCTCAAGTGGGTCGTCTTCTGCTCAG CCAGCTCCTGCAGCTGCACCAGCTTCTAATCCTACTTCTGCTACTGAAGCTCCACCACCAGCGCA GCCCCCTACTGTTGCGGGATTATCTTCTGTTTCCCCAACACCAAA TGATTCTACTGATACTTATGCTCAAGCTGCTTCCAGTTTAATTGCTGGTAATAATCTTGAGCATACTGTTCAACAAATAATGGATATGGGTGGCGGTTGTTGGGACAAAGAGACTGTTACACGTGCACTTCGAGCTGCATATAATAATCCAGAGAGGGCAGTGGATTACTTGTATTCT GGAATCCCTGAAAGCACTGAAGTTCCAGTGCCATCGGCTCAATCAGCCATGAATTCTGCAATTGCTGCCGCTCAAGCTGCACCAGTGTCTGGAGCACCAAACTCATCTCCATTGAATTTATTTCCTCAG GGGACCATTTCTGGTCCTGCTGATGCTGGCCATGGATCCCTGGATTTCCTCAGGAACAACCCACAG TTTCAAGCACTGCGCTCGATGGTTCATGCTAATCCGCAAATTCTGCAG CAAGTGCTTCAGGAGCTTGGGAAGCAAAATCTACCTCTCCTGAGACTCATACAAGAGAACCACCAAGAGTTCCTTCGACTAGTCAATGAACCTGTTGATGATTCTGATGG GGATATGTTTGATCAGGGAGAACAAGAAATGCCCCATGCAGTTAGTGTCACGCCCGCAGAGCAGGAAGCCATCGAAAGA ATGGAGGCAATGGGTTTCGACAGAGCTTCTGTAATCGAAGCTTTTTTAGCATGTGATCGCAACGAGGAATTAGCTGTCAATTACTTGTTGGAGAATTCTGGAGATTTCGAGGACTGA